From a single Bacillus gobiensis genomic region:
- a CDS encoding purine-nucleoside phosphorylase: MKETRQAADYIKKKAEQKPKIGLILGSGLGVLAEEITDAVTIDYSEIPDFPVSTVEGHAGRLVIGSLEGVNVVAMQGRFHFYEGHSMDRVIFPVRVMKELGVETLIVTNAAGGVNESYQPGDLMIISDHINLMGTNPLIGPNSPEIGDRFPDMSEAYSKRLRELAKTSADALSISVQEGVYTAVTGPSYETPAEIRFFRTIGTDAVGMSTVPEVIAARHAGIEVLGISCISNLASGILDQPLSHDEVIEVTTKVRANFLTFVKRIVSQV, encoded by the coding sequence ATGAAGGAGACAAGGCAAGCAGCTGATTACATTAAGAAAAAAGCAGAACAAAAACCGAAAATAGGCTTGATATTGGGATCAGGTCTTGGTGTTCTAGCAGAGGAAATTACCGACGCAGTCACAATTGATTACAGTGAGATTCCAGATTTTCCGGTATCTACGGTAGAAGGCCATGCGGGCAGGCTTGTAATTGGCAGCCTTGAAGGTGTGAATGTTGTGGCTATGCAGGGACGCTTTCATTTTTATGAAGGGCACTCGATGGATCGTGTGATTTTTCCGGTAAGGGTGATGAAGGAGCTTGGTGTCGAAACATTAATTGTTACCAATGCGGCCGGAGGAGTAAATGAATCGTATCAGCCTGGTGACTTAATGATTATCAGCGACCACATTAATCTAATGGGCACCAATCCGTTAATCGGTCCGAATAGCCCTGAAATTGGCGATCGCTTTCCGGATATGTCGGAGGCCTATAGCAAACGCCTCAGAGAGTTAGCGAAAACAAGCGCAGATGCATTGTCGATCTCTGTTCAGGAAGGAGTATATACAGCAGTAACCGGTCCTTCCTACGAAACACCGGCAGAGATTCGTTTCTTCCGTACAATCGGCACTGACGCAGTCGGTATGTCGACTGTCCCGGAGGTCATTGCTGCTAGACACGCAGGCATTGAAGTTCTTGGCATTTCCTGTATTTCGAATCTTGCATCAGGCATCCTCGATCAGCCTCTCTCACATGATGAGGTCATTGAGGTAACGACTAAAGTAAGAGCCAACTTCCTTACGTTCGTGAAACGAATCGTATCTCAAGTATAG
- the deoB gene encoding phosphopentomutase, giving the protein MPFDQYKRVFLIVMDSVGIGEAPDAADFNDTGADTLGHIAEQMEGLRVPNLAKLGLGHIKEIQGVEKSAVPMAHYGKMKEASNGKDTMTGHWEIMGLRIEQPFQVFPEGFPDELIKELEEKTNRKIIGNMPASGTEILDELGQEHMESGSLIVYTSADSVLQIAAHEEIVPLEELYKICEIARELTLQDKYKVGRVIARPFIGKPGQFKRTPNRHDYALKPFGRTVMNELKDAGFDSIAIGKIHDIYDGEGITKSIRTTSNMDGMDKLIASMDDDFTGLSFINLVDFDAIFGHRRDPKGYGKALEEFDQRLPEVFEKLKTDDLLIITADHGNDPVHHGTDHTREYVPLLVYTKQIEKGTRLPDGETFANVGAAIADNFKIKLPEHGTSFMTLLNTGRTK; this is encoded by the coding sequence ATGCCTTTTGATCAATATAAACGAGTATTCCTTATTGTCATGGATTCTGTGGGAATAGGCGAAGCTCCTGATGCCGCTGATTTTAATGATACCGGCGCCGATACTCTTGGACATATTGCGGAGCAAATGGAAGGTCTTCGTGTGCCCAATCTAGCAAAATTAGGCTTAGGCCATATTAAAGAAATTCAAGGGGTTGAAAAGTCTGCCGTTCCTATGGCCCATTATGGAAAGATGAAAGAGGCATCGAACGGAAAAGATACGATGACTGGCCATTGGGAGATCATGGGGCTCCGGATTGAACAGCCATTTCAAGTGTTTCCGGAAGGCTTTCCTGATGAGTTGATTAAGGAGCTAGAGGAGAAAACAAATCGCAAAATCATCGGGAATATGCCGGCTTCCGGCACAGAAATTCTCGATGAATTGGGACAAGAGCATATGGAATCCGGTTCGTTAATTGTCTATACTTCTGCTGATTCCGTCCTGCAAATAGCCGCGCATGAGGAAATTGTTCCACTTGAAGAATTATATAAAATTTGTGAGATAGCCCGTGAGTTAACACTTCAGGATAAGTATAAAGTCGGCAGAGTAATTGCACGGCCGTTTATCGGCAAACCAGGTCAATTTAAGAGAACGCCTAACCGCCACGACTATGCGTTGAAGCCGTTTGGCCGCACAGTGATGAATGAGCTGAAGGACGCGGGGTTTGACAGCATAGCTATCGGAAAAATTCATGACATCTATGATGGAGAAGGGATAACGAAATCCATTAGAACAACGTCAAACATGGATGGTATGGATAAGCTGATTGCATCAATGGATGACGATTTTACAGGACTGAGCTTTATTAATCTTGTCGATTTTGATGCAATATTTGGTCATCGACGTGATCCGAAGGGCTATGGAAAAGCGCTGGAAGAGTTTGACCAACGGCTGCCTGAAGTATTTGAAAAACTGAAAACGGATGATTTATTAATCATTACTGCCGATCACGGGAATGATCCTGTTCATCACGGCACAGATCATACGAGAGAATATGTCCCGCTTTTAGTGTATACAAAACAAATCGAAAAAGGTACAAGGCTTCCTGATGGGGAAACCTTCGCCAACGTGGGAGCTGCGATTGCTGATAATTTTAAGATTAAGCTTCCCGAACATGGAACAAGCTTTATGACATTATTAAATACAGGGAGGACAAAGTGA
- the xerD gene encoding site-specific tyrosine recombinase XerD: MKDQLNDFIHFMTVERGLSENTIVSYERDLKGYMLFLKETEQVDNIEKIERIHIIHYLKYLKEAGKSSKTAARHLASIRSFHQFLLREGASKKDPSVHIESQKTERMLPKVLSLSETERLLDTPKPVNPFGYRDKAMLELLYATGIRVSEMIDLKMDDVHLKMGFIRCFGKGRKERIVPIGKQASDALDQYLTKARGKLLKRKTSDFLFLNHHGNPISRQGFWKNLKKIAVEAGILTKLTPHTLRHSFATHLLENGADLRAVQEMLGHADISTTQIYTHVTKTRLKDVYKQFHPRA, encoded by the coding sequence TTGAAGGATCAACTAAACGACTTTATTCATTTTATGACTGTCGAACGAGGTCTATCTGAAAATACCATTGTCTCTTATGAGCGTGATTTAAAAGGGTACATGCTGTTTTTAAAAGAAACGGAACAAGTGGATAATATAGAAAAGATTGAAAGAATACACATTATCCATTACTTAAAGTATTTGAAGGAAGCTGGGAAATCTAGTAAGACGGCAGCGAGGCATTTAGCCTCCATCCGCTCATTCCATCAATTTTTACTGCGTGAAGGCGCATCTAAGAAGGATCCATCCGTGCACATTGAATCGCAAAAAACTGAACGAATGCTTCCGAAAGTGCTTTCGTTGTCCGAGACAGAACGTTTGTTGGATACACCCAAGCCCGTTAACCCCTTTGGCTATAGAGATAAAGCGATGCTTGAATTGCTTTATGCAACAGGAATTCGTGTCAGTGAAATGATCGATCTAAAAATGGATGATGTCCATTTGAAAATGGGATTTATCCGCTGCTTCGGAAAGGGAAGGAAAGAGCGGATCGTTCCAATCGGCAAGCAAGCTTCTGATGCGCTCGATCAATATTTGACAAAGGCAAGAGGAAAGCTATTAAAAAGAAAAACCTCAGATTTTTTGTTTTTAAATCATCATGGCAATCCGATCAGCAGGCAAGGATTTTGGAAAAATCTTAAAAAAATAGCGGTTGAGGCCGGTATTCTGACAAAGCTCACTCCCCATACGTTAAGGCATTCCTTTGCCACTCATTTACTAGAGAACGGCGCTGATTTACGTGCGGTGCAAGAGATGCTCGGACATGCTGATATTTCAACGACACAAATCTATACCCATGTAACGAAAACACGGCTTAAAGACGTCTATAAGCAATTTCATCCCCGCGCATAA
- a CDS encoding YqzK family protein translates to MRKSMKAAADMFKVFILFSGFTILFYCAMMWINSEYRDYHRYDPPEGSAIKVTTMEEENHSRWFDRLMFFYLNGE, encoded by the coding sequence ATGCGGAAATCAATGAAAGCAGCAGCTGATATGTTTAAAGTATTTATTCTTTTTTCCGGTTTTACCATTCTTTTTTATTGTGCTATGATGTGGATAAATTCCGAATATAGAGACTATCATCGCTATGATCCCCCTGAAGGATCTGCTATTAAGGTGACCACGATGGAAGAAGAGAATCACAGCAGATGGTTTGATCGGTTAATGTTTTTTTATTTGAATGGGGAGTAG